One Stratiformator vulcanicus genomic window, AAAACGTCATCGAGTGTCTCGACGCCGTGACGGGCGATTCACTGTGGCGGCACTTCGACCCGACGAACTTTCGCGACCCCTACGGCTACAGCGGCGGCCCGCGCTGCTCTCCGTTGCTGACCGACGAACTCTGTTACACGCTCGGCGCCGGCGGATTGCTGTCCTGCCTGGAACTTAAGACCGGAAACCCCGTTTGGCAGTTGCGATTGCCCGAAAAGTACGACCTGCCTGAAGCCTTTTTCGGAATCGGTTGCACGCCGATTCTGTTCAACGACCTGCTGATCGTACTTGTCGGCGGACAGCCCGATGACGGCGTCGTGGCGTTCGACTCGAAGACCGGCGAGGAGGTCTGGCACGCCGTCGGCAAACCGACGTGGGACGGCGCGGAAACGGAAAGCGGCCAGACATATCGCTGGACCGGTGAGGAGCAGGTCGTTGGCTATTCCTCACCGATCGTGGCGAAAATTCACGGCGAATCCCATCTGCTCTGCCTAATGCGGCAAGGGCTGGTCTCACTTGACCCGAAGACCGGAAAGGAGCGATTCCACTATTGGTTTCGCGCTCGCGTGCATCAGTCGGTCAACGCGGCCCGGCCGGTCGTGATTGGCGACCGCGTTCTGCTGTCTGCCGCGTATCGCACGGGAAGTGCCTTGCTCCAAGTGGCGAATGCTCAAGGTGAGCCGAACGAACTTGATAAAGACTCTTACAACGTCCTCTGGCGAGACCGTCGTAATTTACTCGCGCATTGGACGACACCGATCGCCGTGGGCAACTACGCTTACGGCTTCAGCGGGCGACACGAATCGGAGGGCGAACTGCGTTGCGTCGACCTTAAAACGGGTGACGTCGTCTGGAGCATCGACGGCAGTGAAGATGCCGCGGACGGTGGCGATGACTCCTATTCCTATTTCGGTCGCGGTTCGATGATTTACGTTGAGCCTGAAGATAAATGGATGATCCTCGGCGAGCGCGGGTTATTAACGCTCGCGACTTTATCGCAGGACGGTTACAAAGAACTGGCCCGCACGATGGCTCCCGGAATTTCTTATCCTGCATGGGCCGCGCCGGTGCTCGCACGCGGCCGACTCTATTTAAGAGATAAAGACACCTTGCTGTGCCTGGATTTGAGAGTAGTAAAGGCGGGCGAATGAAGATCAGGTTGTTTGACCTTCGCATCGCGATCATGCTGGCGTGCGGTCCGTTGGCATTCGCGAGAGGTTATTTGCTGGCGAAGTGGGGTGTTTCGATCGTTGACTACGTCTTCCTCGCCGCGACCGCCTCGCTGCTGGTCATGTGGATCATCCGCGACGCCCACACTCGCGGCGAAACCATTTCGCTCGGCACTCAGCAATTCTTATTTTTTCTCCACGTCATCGCCGTCCCCGTGTACTGGATTTGGCACCACGGCTGGCGGGGGCTGGGCGGCGTATTGCTGTTTGTCGCGTTGTACTACGCATTTGGCATTGGTGGCGGCATCTCATATATGGTGATCGCAGAAGTCTCCGGGGCACCGGTCGCATTCTGACTTGAGACTGTGAACCGAACTCCGTCTGCGATGGCGATTGCCGCAATGTGACAACCTCTTAATCGACTCCGGACTCAATACCGGTGTTCGATTCACCACTGTCGCCTCGGGATACGGCTCCGCCCAACAGGTTGCGGCTGAGGCCATCGTCAGCGGACAGCAGTTCTTCGACTGCGGCCTCGACATCTTCAATCAGAAGTGCATCGTCCGCACTTCG contains:
- a CDS encoding outer membrane protein assembly factor BamB family protein — encoded protein: MRILRWLVALQQKRSALIATALILLAAICGCAESSSPLVAAAEPADSSAKAAPAEVSDSSETLKTGTDVPDPDRPGLDWPQFLGPQGTGISKEQGNLAGFDQDGPPVAWTKEIGEGYSAPSIRGRRLVVHHRIRNENVIECLDAVTGDSLWRHFDPTNFRDPYGYSGGPRCSPLLTDELCYTLGAGGLLSCLELKTGNPVWQLRLPEKYDLPEAFFGIGCTPILFNDLLIVLVGGQPDDGVVAFDSKTGEEVWHAVGKPTWDGAETESGQTYRWTGEEQVVGYSSPIVAKIHGESHLLCLMRQGLVSLDPKTGKERFHYWFRARVHQSVNAARPVVIGDRVLLSAAYRTGSALLQVANAQGEPNELDKDSYNVLWRDRRNLLAHWTTPIAVGNYAYGFSGRHESEGELRCVDLKTGDVVWSIDGSEDAADGGDDSYSYFGRGSMIYVEPEDKWMILGERGLLTLATLSQDGYKELARTMAPGISYPAWAAPVLARGRLYLRDKDTLLCLDLRVVKAGE